GTTGGAGGGGGGAGCgaggggggacgggggggggccGGTCCCGGAGGGGGGGGTtctggggaggctggggggtgcggggggggccGGTCCCGGCGGGGGGGTCGCAGGGGGGCCGCTGGGGACGCACCGATGGTGGAGATGTAGGTGCTGGTGAAGTTGTCCTCGGCGAAGCGGATGATGAGGCACGTCTTGCCCACGCCGCTGTCGCCGATGAGCAGCAGCTTGAAGAGGTGGTCGTACGCCTTGGCCATGGCCCCCGCCCGCCGGGCCGCTCTGCCCCGCGGCCGCCACggggcccggcacggcccgggggggcggggctACGCCTCGaccccgccccccgcccggaGCTCCGCCCCATTTCCCGGGAGCTCCGCCCCCTCGCCCGGGAGGCGagccccgccccggcccccccgcccccccccggcggcTCTTTCCCCGCTCCCCTCGCAGGAACAAACCCGGCCCGCGGAGTTTTGCAATCCCGGAGCAGCCGCGACCCCCCCCNNNNNNNNNNNNNNNNNNNNNNNNNNNNNNNNNNNNNNNNNNNNNNNNNNNNNNNNNNNNNNNNNNNNNNNNNNNNNNNNNNNNNNNNNNNNNNNNNNNNGGGCCGAGTCCCGGGGCTGCCGCCAGGCCAAGACCCGAGGCCagcctcctcctcgtcctcctcctcctcctcctcttcctcccggCCCTGCCTTCCTCCGCGCTGGCAAAGCCATTTCCTGAGCCGGCGGCAGCTGCCCCGTCCCGCCATAAACTCCAGCTCGCTCCGGCTGCCAGCTGCCGGCCGGCGGCACCCACACCCACAAACCGGGCTGAGCGCCGGGGGGGCAGGAGcgtgggggctggggggctgggggaggcagccTGGCTGGGGGGCTCCGGGCAGCCTTCGGGGCTGGCTGTACCCCCGGCCGGCAGCCCCCCAGTGCTCGGGGCGGTGCGATGCCGTCCCACGGGAATGCCTCGTCGCAACTCTGGGGGGCTTGGGGGCACCCCCCCCGCACGCTCCCACCCGGCTTTGCCCCCACCTCCGCCCCCGGGGCTATTTGTGGCTGGGCAGCTCCTCGCCCCGCAGCCGGGTCCCCGCTCCCACCggcctctccttcccctcccaggcATCGACTTCAAAATCCGGACGGTGGAAATTGATGGGAAGAAGATCAAGCTGCAGGTCTGGTGAGTtggggggcacgggggcacCCCACGTCCCTCAGCACTGCCAGGACACCCTCACACCCCCTTCTGCTCCCTCGCAGGGACACGGCGGGGCAGGAGCGCTTCAAAACCATCACGACAGCCTATTACCGCGGGGCCGTGGTATGgcgggggcagcgcggggggATCCCGGGGGCCAGGGCAGCCCCTCGGTggtgtccccctgccctgctgacCACGCTGTCTTCACAGGGCATCATCCTGGTGTACGACATCACAGATGAGAAATCCTTCGAGAACATCCAGAACTGGATGAAGAGCATCAAGGAGGTGGGTGCACGGCGTGGCCGGGGCCatggaggggctgggctggggcgggtgggtgggtgggtgaaGGTGccatgtccccgtccccccccacAGAACGCGTCTGCCGGTGTCGAGCGGCTCCTCATCGGCAACAAGTGTGACATGGAGAGCAAGCGCAAAGTGCAGCGGGACGCCGCCGAGAAGG
Above is a window of Oxyura jamaicensis isolate SHBP4307 breed ruddy duck unplaced genomic scaffold, BPBGC_Ojam_1.0 oxyUn_random_OJ68778, whole genome shotgun sequence DNA encoding:
- the LOC118159213 gene encoding ras-related protein Rab-13-like, with translation MPRRNSGGLGGTPPARSHPALPPPPPPGLFVAGQLLAPQPGPRSHRPLLPLPGIDFKIRTVEIDGKKIKLQVWDTAGQERFKTITTAYYRGAVGIILVYDITDEKSFENIQNWMKSIKENASAGVERLLIGNKCDMESKRKVQRDAAEKLAKEHGIRFFETSAKSSVNVEEAFSTLARDILQ